A stretch of the Oncorhynchus mykiss isolate Arlee chromosome 23, USDA_OmykA_1.1, whole genome shotgun sequence genome encodes the following:
- the LOC110502967 gene encoding proteasome subunit beta type-1-B yields MFTQVYGDNGKMKEYHYTGPVEHRFSPYSFNGGTVLAVAGEDFAIVASDTRLSEGYSIHSRDSPKCYKLTNTTVIGCSGFHGDCLTLTKIIDARLKMYKHSNNKSMTSGAIAAMLSTILYGRRFFPYYVYNIIGGLDEEGKGAVYSFDPVGSYQRDTYKAGGSASAMLQPLLDNQIGFKNMEGVQHLPLNQEKAVQLVKDVFISAAERDVYTGDALRICIVTKEGIKEETVPLRKD; encoded by the exons ATGTTTACGCAAGTTTATGGAGATAATGGGAAAATGAAGGAGTATCACTATACTGGACCAGTAGAGCACCGATTCTCTCCATATTCCTTCAACGGAGG GACTGTGCTTGCCGTTGCAGGTGAAGACTTCGCCATTGTGGCCTCAGACACCCGTTTGAGTGAAGGCTATTCAATCCACAGTCGTGACTCTCCAAAATGTTACAAGTT AACAAATACAACTGTCATAGGCTGCAGTGGATTCCATGGGGATTGCTTGACTCTGACCAAAATCATTGATGCAAGATTAAAG ATGTACAAGCATTCAAACAACAAGAGCATGACAAGTGGAGCCATCGCAGCCATGCTGTCAACAATCCTGTACGGTAGAAGATTCTTCCCCTACTACGTTTACAACATCATCGGTGGCTTGGATGAGGAGG GTAAAGGAGCTGTTTACAGTTTTGACCCTGTGGGATCCTAtcagagagacacatacaaagctggTGGCTCAGCGAGTGCCATGCTGCAACCTCTGCTTGACAATCAG ATTGGATTCAAGAACATGGAGGGTGTGCAGCACCTGCCCCTGAACCAGGAGAAGGCTGTGCAGCTGGTCAAGGATGTCTTCATCTCTGCTGCTGAGAGAGACGTGTACACCGGAGATGCCCTCAGGATCTGCATCGTCACCAAGGAGGGCATCAAAGAAGAAACAGTCCCACTCAGGAAGGACTGA